Proteins encoded in a region of the Zea mays cultivar B73 chromosome 4, Zm-B73-REFERENCE-NAM-5.0, whole genome shotgun sequence genome:
- the LOC100272727 gene encoding putative protein phosphatase 2C family protein, whose translation MGSCLSSETPAASAGAAAWWRKGRRGTREGAAGGLPSGGKKPPGRGGEMTEDELARVSGRMCGNGASAVACLHTQQGRKGTNQDAMVVWESFNSSDSIFCGVFDGHGPYGHFVAKKVRDSLPVKLRTQWQTSANGPCSSPHQNGSISGSINSEETASIVDDEWGDGDNTEKLPEMFLPLKRSYLKAFKLMDKELKLHPTVDCFCSGSTAVTLVKQGLDLVIGNLGDSRAIMGTRDASNNLTALQLTVDLKPNLPREAERIQQCKGRVFALQDEPEVARVWLPNNDSPGLAMARAFGDFCLKDYGLISVPEISYRLLTEKDEFIILATDGVWDVLSNKEAVDIVASAPSRATAARALVDSAVRSWRLKFPTSKSDDCAVVCLFLDRAGSAQESESEAIVETAEPTGEEVCRRDAGEVDEDMAVADAGVHVVSSAEHSAEATPLQHSTTSRELDDEIVPADEHEPPVVLKEPARCGSARSLAECISTSEEEEWSALEGVTRVNSLLNLPRIMSGDRRSASWRKRR comes from the exons ATGGGCTCCTGCCTCTCCTCCGAGACCCCCGCCGCCAGCGCCGGCGCGGCGGCGTGGTGGCGGAAGGGGCGCCGCGGGACCCGGGAAGGCGCGGCTGGCGGCCTCCCCAGCGGCGGCAAGAAGCCGCCCGGACGAGGGGGAGAGATGACGGAGGACGAGCTCGCGCGGGTCTCCGGCAGGATGTGCGGCAACGGCGCCAGCGCGGTGGCGTGCCTCCACACGCAGCAGGGGCGGAAGGGTACCAACCAGGACGCCATGGTCGTGTGGGAG AGTTTTAACTCAAGTGACAGCATCTTCTGTGGTGTGTTTGATGGCCATGGGCCATACGGTCATTTTGTCGCCAAGAAAGTTAGAGATTCACTTCCTGTCAAGTTGCGCACACAATGGCAGACTAGTGCTAATGGGCCCTGCTCTAGTCCTCATCAAAATGGAAGCATCTCTGGAAGTATCAACTCCGAAGAAACAGCTTCTATTGTCGATGACGAATGGGGAGATGGTGATAACACTGAGAAGCTTCCTGAGATGTTTCTTCCACTTAAGCGATCTTACCTAAAAGCTTTCAAATTGATGGACAAGGAACTCAAGCTGCATCCCACAGTTGACTGTTTCTGCAGTGGGTCTACGGCGGTAACGTTGGTGAAACAG GGATTGGACCTTGTAATTGGAAACCTTGGGGACTCGAGAGCAATTATGGGGACAAGAGACGCCTCTAACAATCTAACTGCTCTGCAACTCACAGTTGATTTGAAGCCTAACCTTCCCA GGGAAGCTGAGAGGATACAACAATGTAAAGGACGAGTCTTTGCTCTTCAGGATGAGCCAGAAGTCGCCAGAGTGTGGTTGCCCAATAACGACTCCCCTGGACTGGCAATGGCAAGAGCTTTCGGCGACTTCTGCCTTAAAGACTATGGTTTGATATCTGTTCCAGAGATATCGTATCGCCTTCTCACCGAGAAGGATGAATTCATAATACTAGCCACCGATGGG GTGTGGGACGTTCTCTCGAACAAGGAGGCCGTTGATATTGTGGCGTCAGCCCCGTCTCGGGCAACGGCAGCCAGGGCTCTTGTCGACAGCGCTGTCAGATCGTGGAGGCTCAAGTTCCCAACATCCAAGAGTGATGACTGCGCTGTCGTCTGCTTGTTCTTGGATCGTGCTGGCTCGGCTCAAGAGAGCGAGAGCGAAGCCATTGTGGAGACGGCAGAGCCCACCGGGGAGGAGGTCTGCAGGCGGGATGCCGGTGAGGTCGACGAGGACATGGCAGTCGCAGATGCTGGTGTACATGTAGTATCCAGCGCGGAGCACAGTGCCGAGGCGACTCCGTTGCAGCACTCCACCACGTCAAGGGAGCTCGACGACGAGATTGTACCGGCGGACGAGCACGAGCCTCCCGTCGTCCTGAAGGAGCCTGCGAGGTGCGGGTCTGCTCGCAGCCTGGCAGAGTGCATATCGACGAGCGAGGAAGAGGAGTGGTCCGCGCTCGAAGGCGTGACGCGGGTGAACTCCCTCCTGAACCTCCCGAGAATAATGTCCGGCGACAGGAGATCGGCCAGCTGGAGGAAGCGACGGTGA
- the LOC100383376 gene encoding uncharacterized protein LOC100383376, giving the protein MGIVKIGSREPAARSGYSCGGEDLTREDRMLLQSFPDPESLGSDQAEVDCELASSRGQMCNIPYGIYDLHGGLAEVLSLETWNSCLTEDDRLRLAAYLPDMEQQDFVTTMKELFSGDAMFFGSPVKSFFHGLSGGLYSPQVSQARELLMMFQRRRHYHFLKWYHDDMVAKFASMSNLLRSSDTSATLGEKLPISRRHVYEKRFPCVSLSSTIPPVTIKDETATVSSPMECAKLAGGPLSTHCSTRHDERAHAAKSVEMNSLESQILRPLSDPMQNCSKLPKGVLKIRTGCASVADGSEGTRHRPGPVLADQPGAQSSRICTPPLVFRHGVHGFSENPSSHTNRINSTSDSSHRTPLQREGTLEPYAPMGKIPPRVQMTVPQEHSAVYPSMTGFYQPAANHSLAYSSEAYGTRERAHMEDLLKNFGCGQNIVAHQISPDPYARAMDGLQTNGYSSSKNAESISDMLSLGTRTYPLHSSASELLETVCNHREGAPSANAVAEAEESRQFTYTYARRKPHKRSTMAERTVPPSAVDGMAIMKAKAIRL; this is encoded by the coding sequence ATGGGAATTGTCAAGATAGGAAGCCGTGAGCCTGCAGCGAGGAGTGGTTACAGTTGTGGAGGTGAGGACCTTACACGAGAGGACAGAATGCTTCTCCAGAGCTTTCCTGATCCAGAATCTCTTGGCTCTGACCAGGCGGAGGTGGACTGTGAGCTTGCATCGTCGAGAGGCCAGATGTGCAATATCCCCTATGGGATTTATGACCTGCATGGTGGCTTGGCCGAGGTTCTTTCTTTGGAGACATGGAATTCATGCCTGACGGAAGATGATAGACTCCGTCTAGCAGCCTACCTCCCGGACATGGAGCAACAGGACTTTGTCACAACCATGAAAGAGCTGTTCAGTGGGGATGCTATGTTCTTTGGAAGTCCAGTTAAAAGTTTTTTTCATGGATTGAGTGGTGGGCTCTATTCTCCACAAGTTTCTCAGGCAAGGGAGTTACTGATGATGTTTCAAAGACGAAGGCATTATCACTTTCTCAAGTGGTACCACGATGATATGGTTGCTAAGTTTGCATCCATGAGCAATCTGTTGAGGAGTTCTGATACGAGTGCAACTCTTGGAGAGAAGCTTCCCATCTCGCGCAGGCACGTATACGAGAAGCGTTTCCCATGTGTTAGTCTTAGCAGTACCATTCCACCAGTTACTATCAAGGATGAAACTGCCACTGTTTCATCACCAATGGAATGCGCTAAACTTGCGGGTGGGCCATTAAGCACTCATTGTTCAACCAGACATGATGAAAGAGCCCATGCAGCCAAATCAGTAGAAATGAACTCATTGGAAAGTCAAATCCTCCGTCCTCTCAGTGACCCCATGCAAAATTGTAGTAAACTGCCCAAAGGTGTGCTGAAAATAAGGACTGGTTGTGCTTCTGTTGCCGATGGCAGTGAAGGGACGCGTCATAGACCTGGACCGGTTCTAGCAGATCAACCAGGAGCACAGAGCTCCAGAATTTGCACTCCACCTCTTGTTTTTAGACATGGTGTTCATGGCTTTTCTGAGAATCCATCTTCTCACACCAACAGAATCAACAGCACGTCTGACAGCTCACACCGTACTCCCTTACAACGGGAGGGTACACTAGAACCGTACGCACCAATGGGCAAAATCCCACCTCGAGTCCAAATGACAGTTCCACAGGAGCACAGTGCGGTTTACCCTTCCATGACAGGCTTCTACCAACCAGCAGCTAACCATAGCTTAGCATATTCCAGTGAAGCATACGGCACCAGAGAACGTGCCCACATGGAAGACCTTCTGAAGAACTTCGGCTGCGGTCAAAACATCGTAGCCCATCAGATTTCTCCTGATCCATATGCGAGAGCCATGGATGGCCTTCAAACAAACGGATACTCCAGTTCGAAAAACGCTGAGAGTATCTCAGACATGCTGAGCCTTGGTACAAGGACATACCCGCTTCATAGCAGTGCCTCGGAGCTGCTGGAAACCGTGTGCAACCACCGTGAAGGCGCACCATCTGCCAATGCTGTTGCTGAAGCTGAAGAGTCTCGTCAGTTCACTTACACCTACGCGAGGAGGAAGCCGCACAAGAGATCGACTATGGCGGAGCGTACAGTGCCACCAAGTGCGGTAGACGGCATGGCCATCATGAAAGCGAAGGCAATCAGACTCTGA
- the LOC100383376 gene encoding uncharacterized protein isoform X1 — protein sequence MCNIPYGIYDLHGGLAEVLSLETWNSCLTEDDRLRLAAYLPDMEQQDFVTTMKELFSGDAMFFGSPVKSFFHGLSGGLYSPQVSQARELLMMFQRRRHYHFLKWYHDDMVAKFASMSNLLRSSDTSATLGEKLPISRRHVYEKRFPCVSLSSTIPPVTIKDETATVSSPMECAKLAGGPLSTHCSTRHDERAHAAKSVEMNSLESQILRPLSDPMQNCSKLPKGVLKIRTGCASVADGSEGTRHRPGPVLADQPGAQSSRICTPPLVFRHGVHGFSENPSSHTNRINSTSDSSHRTPLQREGTLEPYAPMGKIPPRVQMTVPQEHSAVYPSMTGFYQPAANHSLAYSSEAYGTRERAHMEDLLKNFGCGQNIVAHQISPDPYARAMDGLQTNGYSSSKNAESISDMLSLGTRTYPLHSSASELLETVCNHREGAPSANAVAEAEESRQFTYTYARRKPHKRSTMAERTVPPSAVDGMAIMKAKAIRL from the coding sequence ATGTGCAATATCCCCTATGGGATTTATGACCTGCATGGTGGCTTGGCCGAGGTTCTTTCTTTGGAGACATGGAATTCATGCCTGACGGAAGATGATAGACTCCGTCTAGCAGCCTACCTCCCGGACATGGAGCAACAGGACTTTGTCACAACCATGAAAGAGCTGTTCAGTGGGGATGCTATGTTCTTTGGAAGTCCAGTTAAAAGTTTTTTTCATGGATTGAGTGGTGGGCTCTATTCTCCACAAGTTTCTCAGGCAAGGGAGTTACTGATGATGTTTCAAAGACGAAGGCATTATCACTTTCTCAAGTGGTACCACGATGATATGGTTGCTAAGTTTGCATCCATGAGCAATCTGTTGAGGAGTTCTGATACGAGTGCAACTCTTGGAGAGAAGCTTCCCATCTCGCGCAGGCACGTATACGAGAAGCGTTTCCCATGTGTTAGTCTTAGCAGTACCATTCCACCAGTTACTATCAAGGATGAAACTGCCACTGTTTCATCACCAATGGAATGCGCTAAACTTGCGGGTGGGCCATTAAGCACTCATTGTTCAACCAGACATGATGAAAGAGCCCATGCAGCCAAATCAGTAGAAATGAACTCATTGGAAAGTCAAATCCTCCGTCCTCTCAGTGACCCCATGCAAAATTGTAGTAAACTGCCCAAAGGTGTGCTGAAAATAAGGACTGGTTGTGCTTCTGTTGCCGATGGCAGTGAAGGGACGCGTCATAGACCTGGACCGGTTCTAGCAGATCAACCAGGAGCACAGAGCTCCAGAATTTGCACTCCACCTCTTGTTTTTAGACATGGTGTTCATGGCTTTTCTGAGAATCCATCTTCTCACACCAACAGAATCAACAGCACGTCTGACAGCTCACACCGTACTCCCTTACAACGGGAGGGTACACTAGAACCGTACGCACCAATGGGCAAAATCCCACCTCGAGTCCAAATGACAGTTCCACAGGAGCACAGTGCGGTTTACCCTTCCATGACAGGCTTCTACCAACCAGCAGCTAACCATAGCTTAGCATATTCCAGTGAAGCATACGGCACCAGAGAACGTGCCCACATGGAAGACCTTCTGAAGAACTTCGGCTGCGGTCAAAACATCGTAGCCCATCAGATTTCTCCTGATCCATATGCGAGAGCCATGGATGGCCTTCAAACAAACGGATACTCCAGTTCGAAAAACGCTGAGAGTATCTCAGACATGCTGAGCCTTGGTACAAGGACATACCCGCTTCATAGCAGTGCCTCGGAGCTGCTGGAAACCGTGTGCAACCACCGTGAAGGCGCACCATCTGCCAATGCTGTTGCTGAAGCTGAAGAGTCTCGTCAGTTCACTTACACCTACGCGAGGAGGAAGCCGCACAAGAGATCGACTATGGCGGAGCGTACAGTGCCACCAAGTGCGGTAGACGGCATGGCCATCATGAAAGCGAAGGCAATCAGACTCTGA